One Halorientalis litorea DNA segment encodes these proteins:
- a CDS encoding helix-turn-helix domain-containing protein gives MAKYSTGDAGGGAGGSCELCGADDADLRTATVAGATLEVCGECAQHDESGGGSDDSDRSDRDRKRRAAQNTARIDDARTGDSTHWEKEGTDYEEDQLPYLVSDYGKELTAARQDAGLQLSELAAELDVEESDLLAIEQGRATQAGVGGSVVAKLEDFLDVELADE, from the coding sequence ATGGCTAAGTACTCGACCGGCGACGCAGGTGGCGGTGCCGGCGGGAGCTGTGAACTCTGCGGTGCGGACGACGCGGACCTCCGCACCGCGACCGTCGCCGGCGCGACGCTTGAGGTCTGTGGCGAGTGCGCCCAGCACGACGAATCCGGGGGCGGGTCCGACGACAGCGACCGTAGCGACCGAGACCGGAAACGCCGTGCGGCACAGAACACGGCACGCATCGACGACGCCCGCACGGGCGACTCCACACACTGGGAGAAAGAGGGGACCGACTACGAGGAGGACCAACTCCCGTATCTCGTCTCCGACTACGGCAAGGAACTGACCGCCGCTCGACAGGACGCGGGCCTCCAACTGTCGGAACTCGCCGCGGAACTGGACGTCGAAGAGTCCGACTTGCTCGCCATCGAGCAGGGTCGCGCGACGCAGGCGGGCGTGGGCGGGTCCGTGGTCGCCAAACTCGAGGACTTCCTCGACGTGGAACTGGCCGACGAGTAG
- a CDS encoding response regulator: MNHSSPTVLVVDDNRAIANTYTAFLSDEYTVRTAYDGSEALEELDPDVDVVLLDRRMPEVSGDAVLEEIESRQLDCRVVMLTAVDPDFDIVDMGFDEYIVKPIEREELNDVVQEMVERSTYDDDFRRFLTLVSKKTTLESEKAIDELEASEEYQKIEDRLAERREQVGVDLSDLEESFGDESRAVHIPDDVRGDDGEDDVDDE, encoded by the coding sequence ATGAATCACAGTTCACCGACCGTGTTGGTCGTCGACGACAACAGGGCCATCGCGAACACCTACACTGCCTTCCTCTCGGACGAGTACACCGTCCGGACGGCCTACGACGGGTCGGAGGCGTTGGAGGAACTCGACCCCGACGTGGACGTGGTTCTCCTCGACCGCCGGATGCCGGAGGTGTCGGGCGACGCCGTCCTCGAAGAGATAGAGTCCCGCCAACTGGACTGTCGCGTCGTGATGCTCACCGCAGTCGACCCGGACTTCGACATCGTGGACATGGGCTTCGACGAGTACATCGTCAAGCCCATCGAGCGCGAGGAACTCAACGACGTAGTCCAAGAGATGGTCGAACGCTCCACGTACGACGACGATTTCCGGCGGTTCCTGACCTTGGTGTCGAAAAAGACCACGCTGGAGTCGGAGAAAGCAATCGACGAACTGGAGGCCAGCGAGGAGTACCAGAAAATCGAGGACCGCCTCGCGGAACGCCGTGAACAAGTCGGCGTCGACCTCTCGGACTTGGAGGAGAGTTTCGGCGACGAGTCACGCGCGGTCCACATTCCCGACGACGTTCGCGGCGACGACGGAGAGGACGACGTAGACGACGAGTGA